The sequence AGTTGCATTCTCTGATCGTTGAACTGCACCCATTATTATGTTAAACGCACTTCTTTGGTCATCATTTAAACGTTCAATTGCATCAAGATCTTGTTGTGGAATACCTATGGATATCTCATCTTCAATACATCTTGTCATTCCTGAACTTGATTCATTTCCTCTTGTCATTTGGGGCAAATCAAACTCGTTTATACTCTTATTAAATTGAACCAAAAGTATGTTCAACTCACGCAAGAGTCTGTTGGTAGCAAGTGTGGGAGTTATGTTAGTCATGGAAACATAATCTTCTATCATGAATGGATAGAACTCATCCCATAACCCTCGAACACCAATTGGTGCACAATATACCAATATGGTGACGAATAATCTTCTTAAAGCCGACGACATTTGAATTGTGGAGGCCTCTAGCAAACATTGTCGAATACTGTCATCTCTTTCTAACAAACCTCGTTGTTCTACTGCCTGCTTAAATGTTGGATGCAAAACCCCATTAACTGTTCTCAAGTTTGTGAAAGATGTTGGTCCTCTAACATGATTAAGAAGGATCCGAAGGTAAAATTTTTCACCTTCAGCAGGTGAAACTGCATATATTCGTCCAATAACCTTGTTACGATTCATTCTTTTAGACCATTTTCTTTGAGCTTGAATCCATCTGTAATGTGATGGGATTTCCATGTATACGTACCGTCGCGCTTCTGCATCCACATGATTAAGTGTAAAAAATTCAGTTAACATTGTCTTTCTTGTACTCTCATCACGTAGAATATTTATTATGCTCTCGTCGGCACGAAACTGAACTTGGTGCATATTAGGAAGATGTATTTGCAATCGCTCAACAGATGGGTAAATTCGATTAATAATGAACTTGAATATCTTCCATAATGCCTCTGGTGCGCAAACCCATCTTGCATCCTGAAACTGCTTTATTTCATCGTATTCAGGGTCTGATTGCACTTCGACTGTCACTCTATCTGGGCCTTTGTAAACATACTTATATAAGTACTTGACACTTTTTATACTTGCACAAATTTCAACATTGATATGACAATCATACCTTAACAGCAACCATGGATTATATGGAATAACCCAACTATTATCAACCATTATGTTTCCTTGTCGATCAAGAGAGACGGGCAATCGATTTCCTCGCCTTTGATAAATTGGATACGAATCATTCCCTTGAACAGTGACTGGTGCAAATGGTTTGGGATACTTTCTCTTACAGCTCCCATTTTTCATACATGGAGATTGAGGATTATGAATCCCACACGGGCCATGAATCATATGCTTTAACACCACATTGTAAAGTTGAGGCTCTACGTCTTCGTTTGGTATTTCAGCTCTAACAATTCGGTCATACTCATCTGGGTTATTGATTTTATCATTTTCATCTAACACCACCAGCATATGCACATGTGGAAGACCACGTTTCTGAAACTCAATAACGTATGTGTAGGCAACAACATTGCCTAGTACCCCCTTTTCAATGATGTCTTCTTTTAGTTGCTCAAGTTTTGCATGAAATACTCTAGTGAGTAAGTTAGGACGATCTTGTGGAGTTTGTCCAGCGAGTAATTCACTTTTGATTTCTTCCCAACTTGGGTTACATGTCATGGTAATAAAAAGATCTGGCTTTCCGAATCTTTGAACCAGAGTCATTGCATCTTGATATCCTTGGTACATGTCACGTGGGCTTCCAACAAATGATGATGGTAAAATAATTCTACGCCCAATGCTAcctgttaattttttattttcaattaactatatatattgtacaGATTTTGAACAAAGTTATATTTTAAATAATGATAACTGAAATGATATATATACCTGCATTGTGTTGACCTGCATTTAAAGAGTCTTGAAGTCCTTTATAGAGATCCGCTCTAACTGTGGCTTGATTAGAACGCAGCCATCGAAGTTTTTGTGATTCAATTTTAATGTAGTTATCTACAGCATATTGTTGCAAGAGACGCCCACCTCGAAGCAAAAGTGATGATCCATTATGGCGTATCTGTAGAAACAAATTTCATATATTGCTTTTAatatgagaatcatcattcattTGTATATATTGGGAAGTAAATTATGTTATCAATACAAACCTGTAACATATAAGCATAATAGTCGCAACATGTTATTGCTCTTCCACCATCATCACGACTATTAACATCCCAACCATATGTACCGTAAGGTAGCAATAATGGATACTGTAACGGATCATAAAATCCGACATAGTCTCGGACGTGAGAAAGTCTTCCACTAATTGTCTCGACCACGATATCCCTTCCATTTGCAATGGTGGCATCATCTCCATCTATTATAATTGCTGCAACTTGTGATGCTGATGGTAGACTGTATTGACGCCGATCTATTGGTTGCTCTTTTAGGATCAACTTGCAATTCGGCAAATCTTGGCGTTGTCCGAGGCTTCGCAATGTATGAACAAAAGGATTATGGTTGTTCAACATATGTTGTATCTTTTCAACCACACATCTATCTAAAACTTCACTTTCACACATTCGGTTTTCAACTTCATGCTCAGTGTCATATATATAGGCTTGTAAAAATCGCGGTCTGTTTCCTTCATGTGGTAAAAGTCCACCAATCTTATGATATAATGCACCTTGAGCACGAAATGTGTAAATCCCACGGCCACCAATATTTATTCTTTCATCCACGTGTACTCCCATTGAAGTGAATGCAAATGCGTGATTGTAAGCTCGAATATTTTGCCTGAAGTGTCTACCCTCATTTGTTTGGTCAGAGAAAAGAGCAACCATTCTGGTGGAGACTGTATTGGGGGTAAAGCAACTCTTCCTTTCAAGCAACACATATTCAAAGTTTCTCGAGTAAACAATCGTGCATAGCAGTACGGACATGTGGTTGGAGCAGGTAAGCGGCAACCTAGGATACCCCGATTCTCATTATAATTTCTAGCACAATTGTGGTTTCTTCTTCCTCTACTTTGCCGCACATGACGATTGGTTTTAGTTGCATGTTCTTCTTCTGATATTTGTACATGAATATCCAACACTCAGTATAAGAATTTCCTTTGTAACTAATAGTATATCTATATATAGATAGAATTATATACTAAGCTCACCATTATGGGGAACAGTTGAGAGCATCCCATCATATATTTGTGACCTATTCGAATGTGTCAATTGGCCTATATGAGTACGCATTCTAGCTGAAATTTGGTCATCACGATTTGTGATATCTGACAGAACCCTTGAACTCGCGCTTTCATGCTCAATTTGTTCTAATAAATACATCACATTATAATATGattagttaaaaaattaatgtttaatatttaatatatttagttgtggtctaatattttgtaagaCTACCACTAAAAATAACTACAACATTGAGATCAATATGAGAGTACgaacaaaagaataaaatgaGATTTCAATGCACAAAATagtgttctaaaaattaccTAATTTTTATAgtgtgaaacaaatacaaataaagaaatttaaataaatacctggaatttgttgttgtatattacTGGGGTTGACCACAACATCATAGTTAGCCAAATGAACTCGTTCTTGTATATTACTGGGACCTACTTGTTgcatagtttaaaaaaaatagaaattagatgtttttaatttttttaattatgagtttaagaaaaaataatatgcaATAAATACCAGGAATTTCTTGTTGTATGTTACTGGGGGATGTCATAGTATGATCATCACTTGGAGTTGAAATTTGTTGTCTTTTTTCTTGTGCTATTAGACGTCGTCGAGCTAGATATCTTTGACGTTCTTCAGGACTCAATGATTGACGCCATTGTCTTGTACGACTTTGAGCATGCTCCATggaaaaatttatctaaaaaattaataaacataATGAACCTAAATAGAATACAAATTTTGTGACATTCCACAAATACGAAAAGGTGTATACAGATGCCTACGaacagaagaaaacaaaagctTTATGTTCTACATGTCCTCCATTTGTTGTATTCTTTTTTCTCcatttctattttatttgatttataaaTACATTCAGTTCTCTTTTAATTGGCTATATACTACGTGTGAGAGGCTTTATTAAACATGCGCACAACGGGCGTCTTACACATTTGTCATATTTAACACACGCCAAGaataaaactaagaaaaatattaCTCTTTATCTTGATAGATTAAAAAACATGTATTAGCATGTCCTAACATATGATTCTGTTTTGAGGGTCTAATTTGTCAATATTTGAAAGACACTCTTGTGCTCTCTTCAAAACAATAGGCAAGACAACAATATTGTTGGGCACTTTATCTTTGTTCAATCACATCTTCTCGGTATCTCCATTAGCCGTTAAAACCTTCTCTATTAGAAGCAACTTGTCCTACAGCTGCATAATATGCTCGTATTAAATGGATCAATAACAATTGGAGTGTTGTCAAATGGCATGTAGGCATACTCAATTGAAGGTGAGGTTCTGATCATGACAGAGTGCAAGAAATCCTGCATCAGGTTCAACCAAAGCACCAATTAAAAGGCAAAAAGCTATGTAATAAATTTTAGAAGTCGTATCCTATCACCAAGGGCTCGTAGTAAACAAATTTTTGGTTAGAAAGAAATCAAACTTCAAACCAATTGCATAAGAATGCAAGCATTATCCCTGCTGTCtgttaaaaaaacattaaaaaatgtgaaaactaaaaacagaaaaacaaacTGGTTATCAGACAAATCCTTAAACTGCCCAAGAAaagaatgtaaaaaaaaataaaaaaattcaaattaccCGAAAACAGAAATGAGAAGTTCTACAAAGTCATAATTTCATCATTCTTTCTTCAACTGAAGCAATTGGAACTGCACAGCCTGGCCCATATTGCAATTCCATGAATCATGAGCTCCAGGACCAGAAAACCCTCCCTCTCTAATGTTGGACATTCCAGTCCTAACCCGAATTGGCACACCCATAATTATGTACTCACTCACTTCTCTAACCTCGTCAACTCTACTATTCACACAACCATATGAACAGATGATCCACCACCTACTTGAAGGACGCCAATGCAAATCCGAGAAGAACTACAATTGTGTAGATTTAATGTATGTgcgatgaaaaataaataaataaaaaacctattGCACACTTGGAGCATGAATTCATAATCTACCCTCTCTTGCACCTTTCCCAccccttttctcctttttatatagattttttaattcataaacaaaaaataatgttCAGAATAAGCACAAACGATTAATAAATCCGAGAAGTTAAACTATATAACATTTCGCAGCTCTTACTATATCCTCCCTAGAAAAACACAGTGGAATTCTAATGAAAATCCGATTACCTCACCTCTCTCCTGCCCATCAATTCCATCCAAATCCTGGCAATAGTGCACGGCTCAATAAGAAAACTGATAaagaaacccaaaaataattcaaaattacTCAGTAGAATTCACAGAAATTTGAAGAAACCCAATAAAAATTCAAGCTTTTTGATTATCCAATATACAAATCCCattaacaaaatcaaatttatgACACAAAAGACATGATCTTTAGCCACAAAAAGCAAAAGAGATAGAGAGTGATTTTGCTTTTTGAACTATGCGGAACGTGCAGAGAATGAAAATATCATCAGCCATTTAACAAAATGATATTTTAGGCAAAAAGGCATCACCTTTGGACCCCAAATGAAAGAATGTGAGAGAGAAAGGGCATACGTGGGTgccaagaagaggaagagagcagTTCCATTTCCTGTAAAAACGAAGAAACAGAGCATTAACATATACACACGCACAAATCTCAAAggaaaatggtaaaaaaaaatcactattGAGAAAATAATTAGAAAACCAGAGAGGAAAGTTTAGAAACTCAACAAAGGCTCCGAAAGAAACCTTGCGTGCttgcattcttttttttttttaatccatttcAACCGAATCATCCCATCCCCATCCTCACCCCAATGACCAACAAAGCACCCCAAAATTTCTTAACATGTGTTGTTCCCCTGGATGAGGAGGCGCTGCAAAGGtatgttttaatttaaaaaatctcCCTAAACTACTCAGATTTCTCGGATGCCTAGTTCATCAAACTATCTGCATCTCTAAACAACTAATTACAGCATCAACCAATcactaaaattcaaaattcaatgaCCATCTTAATCTTTTCATAGATTAAAGCAACCTTGATTCACTGGAGTACTGATTAAACACACAAATAGATACATAAAACTGTCATACACTTTAATACATCAGACAAACCTAAATCCGCCAAAACTTTGCTATGTACAAATATAGTCAGATTAAGAAGGAGATAAatgatatccttaaaataatttattttctaaaattacCACTATGTTTTAGTTTGCTCCTAAATTCCAAGCATGTAGCACAGAATTAGAGCAGTAAACAACCTCCACTTTTCTTAGCACCAAAACGTAATCCACTTACACATTTAAACTATCCAAACTAAATCCCAGAAACGAAACTACGTACAGTATCGATTTCCAGCCTTTCTACTACGAAATTaccaaaacataaacaaattgAGCTTCATATAATCACTGTAAACACGTACAAATGCAAATTTAGATTACCTGAGGAGGAAGAGTCAGTTAATTTTCGGATTCAACAGCCTAGGCAGGGTGAGGAAATCCCCACCAATTTGTGTGAACATGCATTTATTTTCCGGACTGCCGGTTTCAGCTGAAGAAATCATACAGAAAAAGCATGGAGGGAGGGGGGTTTGAACGGAAGACAAAATTGAGGTCGACAAAATCATCCAATTTTCTCTTTTGTATGTTCTGTGGGGATCGAGAACGTGGGATAAAGGGCGGTTCCATCTCCGTTCTGTAAACCGCTGCAACTGCTAACGTGCGATAGATGGAGTGAATGTGATGCTAACGTATGTTCACAGTTTTACGTTCTTAACCCTGTTTTCTTAGACAGTTatttattgatttgtttttcttgaaatacagtttttttttattcagttttttttttaccaatttgtcctcattttttcatctttttGAATTTCAATTGTGAAGAAAACAAAGGGGCTTTCTTGGCATTTCTGAATGTTTCACCAAACTGGCTtctccctttatatatatagattatgAACGAAAACTAATAAGAAGACCCAAAGTTCAAACAAACCGATCTGCTTagtccagagagagagagagagagagaggggtgtcAAAATGCTTGCTCTCTCACCAATCGCTTACAGTCATGATTCGTTTTCCGGCAAGATTCAAGGACTAAATAGAGATAATTAGgggcttacctaaccggagattgaaaaatctcgccGGAGTCCGTTTTCCGGTTTTCTGTGGTCGCGGgaacgagagggagagagagagagagcaggacGAGATGGTGAAGGGTGATGGTTCTTCCTCGCACACTCGTGTGCCTCTGTGCGTGTGTGCTTGCGGTgcagagaagggagagaagtgAGAGCCGAGAAGGAGAGACAGGAAGACAGAAaacgaaaaagaagaaggaagaaatgagAGGTTCACAGggggacagagagagaagaaggagaaattgtttggggtgctgccacgtggcatatttagaaagaaagggATCCAATGTTTTGGATCCTGATTTGGTAGACAAAAAGGatgaaattgatatatttaaaatatttagggGTAATTACAAACATATACTTTTATATTTAGAGGGCGGGTGTTACAAGAGGAGCTGCTCACCGCAGACAGAGCATATCGGCTGGAGCAGACGATCTTGCAGACATAATGCCTTCACATCACAACTTTGCCCTCTCTTTCATTCCCTCTACGACGGTTCAAGTAATTTTAAGTGTTTAATGtcttataatttttatataaattagaaaaaaaaattattagtttCAAGAATTTGTAAGGGTAAACTAGTAAACTTGCAAAATTCAGTCTTAATTTCACTATAAGATTTGCAAATGAATGCTGGCTGACCAGCCCACAACATTtgctcactctctctccttaaGTTCTAAAGTCTGTACTCTGTATATATATACCAATATTAAGAAGCTATTActaggaaaattaaatttgataGACAAagtttgcaaactaaatgatgtgttatcaataaaaaaataagcatatttaccaacgcttaagtaataattcaattaccAACTTTTATGTAAttaagtttacaaaattttcgctaaattttttgtctttttagcattaccctaataaaaaaaacaacagaGATAGATAGTAATTGTGTTGAGAAGATTGAAGAGCGAAAACAAAGAGCGAGATGTAAGGAGCGAAAGCAAAGAGAGATGGGgattaaaagaaaaaggaaattctATATGTATATTTGGTAAACATGGCATACTTGAAATAACAGAAAATTGGTGAAACAAAATCCACTAACTTGTGGTAACGTTAATTTGCATGAAATATATGTGAACCTGACGGTTGGGAGAAATCgatcaaaaaaacaaaagtttaaATCTTTAACAAATTTAGGGAGTAAATTGAAAATTAAGTAAAGATTCAAAGGAGAAATCGGTAATTTAACCTAACAATTCATCAATTTCCCTCCTAAACTTGTGACTATTgaccaatttcccccctcaactctcataattaatcaatttgcaccctactgttaatttgatcataattaaacaagtgtgtgtaagaaactaaatatgatgtatgttaatcattttcctatgtctttatcctattacaaatatattaaaatttagaattttacaatttatcatagatagtattattagtcataataaattagtatggagtaattttatttgattttttactatacaaaattgataacgaaaaggattgatgtgtacattttgtatgtgaatacaattttctttataaaagtgaAAGCTAAGTTCAAGTAAACTGGAGAGAATCGAGTTTTAGTGCAAAAATGGCTagtcaattcataattttcgactccttattaagaataacctattttattgaaatatgtctgatccatgagtttaggattattatttcttcttctacatgctttaaacccgattcataacttcttcttaTAATCAACTCATATCacatactaattgtattatgtttttgtacattttaccctatattatgcatgtgagtttatgttaattttagtactttgttagaagttattagaaagattgaaagaaaaaaaaatagatggaaaattaaaaaaaaaaattaacagtagggtgcaaattgactaattatgagagttgaagggagaaattggccaaattaaagttgagggggaaaattaactaattatgatagttgaggggggaaattggccaaattaaagttgaggggggaaattgactaattatgagagttgaggggggaaattggccaaaattaaagttgataggggaaattaactaattatgaaagttgaggggggaaattggccaaaattaaagttgagatgAGAAATTTACCAATGTCACAAGTTCAGGGGAAGAATTGatgaatatctctttattaaattatattcatCAGCGCCGCTCAGCCTATAAATAAGAAATCCAACCCCTTCATTTCCTAAACTTTTCTCCTTCCACTCCCTATACAGTAGGGATATAGGAGCCTACTGCGATACCGCCTAGTTCTCCACGTCCTCTGGGAGCTCGCTGTTTGCGAGCTCAAGCTCCGAGATAGGAGCCTACTGCGATACCGCCTAGTTCTCCACGTCCTCTGGGAGCTCGCTGTTTGCGAGCTCAAGCTCCGAGATAGGAGCCTACTGCGATACCGCCTAGTTCTCCACGTCCTCTGGGAGCTCGCCCTCTGGGAGCTCAAGCTCCGAGATAGGAGCCTACTGCGATACCGCCTAGTTCTCCACACCCTCTGGGAGCTCAAGCTCCGGGATAGGAGCCTAGTGCGATACCGCCTAGTTCTCCACACCCCACGGAGCTCAAGTCCCATTCCTACAAAAGTCCAGTCCAGAAAAACACAAATTTGCAATTAAATCAAAAGTTATGGTCCCAACTGGGTGAGTACATCTTTTTAGTTGTTTATtcgtgtttttcttttgtttttttgcatCAACTCCGCTTCTGCATTTCGTCACAAGCTGATCGTTTCCTTTA is a genomic window of Malus domestica chromosome 09, GDT2T_hap1 containing:
- the LOC114826817 gene encoding uncharacterized protein, with the protein product MTLVQRFGKPDLFITMTCNPSWEEIKSELLAGQTPQDRPNLLTRVFHAKLEQLKEDIIEKGVLGNVVAYTYVIEFQKRGLPHVHMLVVLDENDKINNPDEYDRIVRAEIPNEDVEPQLYNVVLKHMIHGPCGIHNPQSPCMKNGSCKRKYPKPFAPVTVQGNDSYPIYQRRGNRLPVSLDRQGNIMVDNSWVIPYNPWLLLRYDCHINVEICASIKSVKYLYKYVYKGPDRVTVEVQSDPEYDEIKQFQDARWVCAPEALWKIFKFIINRIYPSVERLQIHLPNMHQVQFRADESIINILRDESTRKTMLTEFFTLNHVDAEARRYVYMEIPSHYRWIQAQRKWSKRMNRNKVIGRIYAVSPAEGEKFYLRILLNHVRGPTSFTNLRTVNGVLHPTFKQAVEQRGLLERDDSIRQCLLEASTIQMSSALRRLFVTILVYCAPIGVRGLWDEFYPFMIEDYVSMTNITPTLATNRLLRELNILLVQFNKSINEFDLPQMTRGNESSSGMTRCIEDEISIGIPQQDLDAIERLNDDQRSAFNIIMGAVQRSENATFFVDGPGGTGKTYLYRALLASLRRLGHIVLATTSSGIAATILPGGRTAHSKFKIPLSLDASSMCSIGKQSDLAKLIQKAKAIIWDEATMTHRHAFEALDRTFRDLTDIDLPFGGEIMIFGGDFRQVLPVIRKGTKSELIQASVVKASFWSQVKILKLKQNMRSINDREFSEFLLRVGDGNEDVIMDDMVKLPECMVIPWESEHSINQLIAKIFPDLEDHLNDATYMVERAVVTPTNEDVDMLNEKIINMFPGLEETMYSFDSVEDDERNLYQPEFLNSISLGGLPPHKLTLKRGAPIMLLRNIDPKLGLCNGTRLLCRGSYRNLIDVEILTGQFAGSRVFLPRIPLKSTDTAGLPFELTRKQFPVKLSFSITINKSQDWQ
- the LOC108174609 gene encoding uncharacterized protein isoform X2, whose product is MPRGSTPNNFSFFSLCPPVNLSFLPSSFSFSVFLSLLLGSHFSPFSAPQAHTHRGTRVCEEEPSPFTISSCSLSLSLSFPRPQKTGKRTPARFFNLRLGNGTALFLFLAPTFLIEPCTIARIWMELMGRREDFLHSVMIRTSPSIEYAYMPFDNTPIVIDPFNTSILCSCRTSCF
- the LOC108174609 gene encoding uncharacterized protein isoform X3, which translates into the protein MPRGSTPNNFSFFSLCPPVNLSFLPSSFSFSVFLSLLLGSHFSPFSAPQAHTHRGTRVCEEEPSPFTISSCSLSLSLSFPRPQKTGKRTPARFFNLRLGNGTALFLFLAPTIWMELMGRREDFLHSVMIRTSPSIEYAYMPFDNTPIVIDPFNTSILCSCRTSCF
- the LOC108174609 gene encoding uncharacterized protein isoform X1; its protein translation is MPRGSTPNNFSFFSLCPPVNLSFLPSSFSFSVFLSLLLGSHFSPFSAPQAHTHRGTRVCEEEPSPFTISSCSLSLSLSFPRPQKTGKRTPARFFNLRLGNGTALFLFLAPTYALSLSHSFIWGPKDLDGIDGQERGEDFLHSVMIRTSPSIEYAYMPFDNTPIVIDPFNTSILCSCRTSCF
- the LOC108174609 gene encoding uncharacterized protein isoform X4; this translates as MPRGSTPNNFSFFSLCPPVNLSFLPSSFSFSVFLSLLLGSHFSPFSAPQAHTHRGTRVCEEEPSPFTISSCSLSLSLSFPRPQKTGKRTPARFFNLRLGNGTALFLFLAPTYALSLSHSFIWGPKDLDGIDGQERGFLALCHDQNLTFN
- the LOC108174609 gene encoding uncharacterized protein isoform X5 — its product is MPRGSTPNNFSFFSLCPPVNLSFLPSSFSFSVFLSLLLGSHFSPFSAPQAHTHRGTRVCEEEPSPFTISSCSLSLSLSFPRPQKTGKRTPARFFNLRLGNGTALFLFLAPTFLIEPCTIARIWMELMGRREVRISCTLS